Proteins from a single region of Streptomyces sp. HUAS 15-9:
- a CDS encoding molybdopterin oxidoreductase family protein: METTSTPTHCPYCALQCGMNITPLPQGGVEVTERADFPVNRGALCGKGRTAPAVLASAVRLTSPLVRSGGRLVPASWEEALDLIAERLGTARERYGPDALGVFGGGGLTNEKAYTLGKFARVVLGTSQIDYNGRFCMSSAAAAGTKAFGLDRGLPFPLEDVPKTGCVILVGSNLAETMPPSLRFFSELRENGGTLIVVDPRRTRTAEQADLHLAPRPGTDLALALGLLHLVVAEGRTDEAYIQERTSGWEEARAAAMAHWPEYVERITGVSVPQLREAVRLFCEPESAMVLTARGPEQQAKGTDTVGAWINLCLATGRAGRPLSGYGCLTGQGNGQGGREHGQKADQLPGYRKLDDPAARRHVAEVWGVHPDSLPGPGRSAYELLDALGTDVRTLLLMGSNPVVSAPRAAHVEERLRSLDFLAVADVVLSETAELADVVLPVTQWAEETGTTTSLEGRVLLRRQAIAPPVGVRSDLEVLHGLAARLGVEKGFPTDPEEVFEELRLASAGGPADYSGITYRRLAEENGVFWPCPARPAGPGEGEAGSDSDSRTDTDSRTAPGADDGEDARLDALPEDPAGDAEAPEAEAAEAGPASPAALPDVHPGTPRLFLDRFATEDGRARFVPVTHRASAEEPDAEYPLLLTTGRVVSQYQSGAQTRRVAELNAAAPGPFVELHPRLAARLGAAEGDPLAVVSRRGRAVAPARITTAIRPDTVFMPFHWPGEGRANTLTNPALDPTSRMPEFKACAVRVEPVRP, encoded by the coding sequence GTGCGGGATGAACATCACGCCCCTGCCGCAGGGTGGCGTCGAGGTGACCGAACGCGCGGACTTCCCGGTGAACAGGGGCGCACTGTGCGGCAAGGGTCGTACGGCCCCGGCGGTGCTGGCGTCCGCGGTGCGGCTGACCTCGCCGCTGGTGCGGTCCGGCGGCCGGCTGGTGCCCGCCTCCTGGGAGGAGGCGCTGGACCTGATCGCCGAGCGGCTCGGGACCGCGCGGGAGCGGTACGGCCCCGATGCGCTGGGGGTGTTCGGCGGGGGCGGGCTGACGAACGAGAAGGCGTACACGCTCGGCAAGTTCGCGCGGGTGGTGCTGGGCACCTCGCAGATCGACTACAACGGCCGCTTCTGCATGTCGTCGGCGGCGGCCGCCGGGACGAAGGCGTTCGGTCTGGACCGGGGGCTGCCGTTCCCGCTGGAGGACGTCCCGAAGACCGGGTGCGTGATCCTCGTCGGTTCCAACCTCGCCGAGACCATGCCGCCGTCGCTGCGGTTCTTCAGCGAGTTGCGGGAGAACGGCGGAACGCTGATCGTCGTGGACCCGCGCCGCACGCGGACCGCCGAGCAGGCGGACCTGCACCTGGCGCCGCGTCCGGGGACGGATCTGGCGCTGGCGCTCGGTCTGTTGCACCTGGTGGTGGCGGAGGGCCGTACGGACGAGGCGTACATCCAGGAGCGCACGTCCGGCTGGGAGGAGGCGCGGGCGGCGGCGATGGCGCACTGGCCGGAGTACGTGGAGCGGATCACGGGGGTGTCCGTGCCACAGCTGCGGGAGGCGGTGCGGCTGTTCTGCGAGCCGGAGTCGGCGATGGTGCTGACGGCGCGAGGGCCGGAGCAGCAGGCCAAGGGGACGGACACGGTGGGCGCGTGGATCAACCTGTGTCTGGCGACCGGCCGCGCGGGCCGTCCGCTGTCCGGGTACGGCTGTCTGACCGGGCAGGGCAACGGGCAGGGCGGGCGGGAACACGGCCAGAAGGCCGACCAGTTGCCCGGCTACCGCAAGCTGGACGACCCGGCGGCGCGGCGGCACGTGGCCGAGGTGTGGGGCGTGCACCCCGACTCGCTGCCCGGGCCGGGGCGCAGTGCGTACGAGCTGCTGGACGCGCTCGGCACGGACGTCCGGACGCTGCTGCTGATGGGGTCCAACCCGGTGGTGTCGGCGCCGCGCGCGGCCCATGTCGAGGAGCGGCTTCGTTCGCTGGACTTCCTCGCGGTGGCGGACGTCGTGCTCTCGGAGACGGCGGAGCTGGCGGACGTCGTCCTGCCGGTCACCCAGTGGGCCGAGGAGACGGGCACGACGACCAGTCTGGAGGGCAGGGTGCTGCTGCGCCGGCAGGCGATCGCCCCGCCGGTCGGCGTCCGCAGCGACCTGGAGGTACTGCACGGCCTGGCCGCTCGCCTCGGCGTGGAGAAGGGCTTCCCGACGGACCCGGAGGAGGTCTTCGAGGAGCTGCGCCTGGCCAGCGCGGGCGGCCCGGCGGACTACTCGGGGATCACCTACCGGCGGCTGGCGGAGGAGAACGGGGTGTTCTGGCCGTGTCCGGCAAGGCCTGCGGGCCCCGGCGAGGGCGAAGCCGGATCGGACAGCGACAGCCGGACGGACACCGACAGCCGGACCGCCCCCGGCGCCGACGACGGCGAGGACGCGCGGCTCGACGCGCTGCCGGAGGATCCGGCCGGCGACGCCGAGGCCCCCGAAGCCGAGGCCGCCGAAGCCGGGCCGGCCTCCCCCGCCGCCCTGCCCGACGTACACCCGGGAACCCCCCGCCTCTTCCTCGACCGTTTCGCCACCGAGGACGGCCGGGCGCGGTTCGTACCCGTGACGCATCGGGCGAGTGCGGAGGAGCCGGACGCGGAGTATCCGCTGCTGCTGACGACCGGCCGCGTGGTGTCGCAGTACCAGTCGGGCGCGCAGACGCGGCGGGTCGCGGAGCTGAACGCGGCCGCACCCGGCCCGTTCGTGGAGCTGCACCCGCGCCTGGCCGCCCGGCTCGGGGCGGCCGAGGGCGATCCGCTGGCGGTGGTCTCCCGGCGCGGCCGGGCCGTGGCACCCGCCCGCATCACCACCGCCATCCGCCCCGACACCGTCTTCATGCCCTTCCACTGGCCGGGCGAGGGCCGCGCCAACACCCTCACCAACCCGGCCCTCGACCCCACCTCCCGCATGCCGGAGTTCAAGGCGTGCGCGGTACGCGTGGAGCCGGTGAGGCCCTGA
- a CDS encoding SPFH domain-containing protein, with protein MIILVLLILILLAVAGAAALRGRVVVPADHVGIITRRYVAPHPDRTFKQVNPADARGVLARTLLPGTHWMWPVVNSVDLVPRVHVPTDMIGVVTALEGHNRSDRGRLARHVDCDDFQDGEKFLLGDGRRKGEQGVQVTTLSGGQSYYVNPRLFRVEMRPRTFVPPGTFGLVQAKEGAVRPPDRRFGRHIECDSFQDGEAFLAGGGEQGRQLALLGGGAYYDINPELFDVVTVDNVSAARDGLTEAHLREISIGEDYTGVVITLDGAEPGQDVDGAVAPRVPGHSSFRLPWVFLEKGGQRGVQEETLGKGTTCALNPWFVRVMVIPTRVLILKWHDKRASEAENYDADLGRITVNVQGFDLSVDLWQNLQIPPDVAPRLVSRFGGVSTAGLGGLVDDPAPMKRFVRDVLGAAVAGYFNEIVMTNSVLEFLASYEHVRKDLTDRVRHALEKWGVETLDTSLGRFTPTDPALLDTLKAKFIEEGRGEKLGVAVENAKLDDLIDAYRARAESRRAGLELKAEVEALGKDNVAMIRIVREFAGFDVPQYIGGGGDISAYIQTLPLPAMQDLLARLRQLRTDQQLSSGPGRQELTMEDQGGREHADTSPHPDDTFSGIETADLIPTQDATGMEAVPGDDDGVPGAREPEDLR; from the coding sequence GTGATCATTCTGGTGCTCTTGATCCTGATCCTGCTGGCCGTCGCCGGGGCGGCGGCCCTCAGGGGGCGGGTCGTGGTGCCCGCCGACCACGTCGGGATCATCACCCGGCGCTATGTGGCACCGCATCCGGACCGCACGTTCAAGCAGGTCAACCCGGCCGACGCGCGCGGAGTCCTGGCCCGCACACTGCTCCCCGGGACCCACTGGATGTGGCCGGTGGTCAACTCGGTGGACCTCGTGCCCAGGGTGCATGTGCCGACGGACATGATCGGCGTGGTGACGGCCCTGGAGGGGCACAACCGGTCCGACCGCGGCAGGCTCGCCCGGCACGTGGACTGCGACGACTTCCAGGACGGCGAGAAGTTCCTGCTCGGCGACGGCAGGCGCAAGGGCGAACAGGGCGTCCAGGTCACGACCTTGAGCGGCGGTCAGTCGTACTACGTCAATCCCCGGCTGTTCCGCGTCGAGATGAGGCCGCGCACCTTTGTGCCGCCGGGCACGTTCGGCCTGGTCCAGGCGAAGGAGGGCGCCGTACGGCCGCCGGACCGGCGGTTCGGCCGGCACATCGAGTGCGACAGCTTCCAGGACGGGGAGGCCTTCCTCGCGGGCGGCGGCGAACAGGGCAGGCAGCTGGCCCTCCTCGGCGGCGGGGCGTACTACGACATCAATCCGGAGCTCTTCGACGTCGTCACGGTCGACAACGTGAGCGCCGCTCGCGACGGGCTGACCGAGGCCCATCTCCGGGAGATCTCCATCGGGGAGGACTACACCGGAGTGGTCATCACCCTGGACGGCGCCGAGCCCGGCCAGGACGTGGACGGCGCGGTGGCACCGAGGGTGCCGGGGCACAGCAGCTTCCGGCTGCCCTGGGTCTTCCTGGAGAAGGGCGGACAGCGGGGCGTCCAGGAGGAGACCCTGGGCAAGGGCACGACCTGCGCGCTCAACCCGTGGTTCGTACGGGTGATGGTGATCCCCACCCGGGTGCTGATCCTCAAGTGGCACGACAAGCGGGCGTCCGAGGCCGAGAACTACGACGCCGACCTCGGCCGGATCACCGTGAATGTCCAGGGCTTCGACCTGTCCGTGGACCTCTGGCAGAACCTGCAGATCCCGCCGGACGTGGCGCCCAGGCTGGTCAGCCGGTTCGGTGGCGTGAGCACCGCCGGACTGGGCGGACTGGTCGACGACCCCGCGCCGATGAAGCGGTTCGTGCGGGACGTCCTCGGCGCGGCGGTGGCCGGGTACTTCAACGAGATCGTCATGACCAACTCCGTGCTGGAGTTCCTCGCCAGCTACGAGCACGTCCGCAAGGACCTCACCGACCGGGTCAGGCACGCGCTGGAGAAGTGGGGCGTGGAGACGCTGGACACCAGCCTCGGCCGGTTCACGCCGACCGATCCGGCCCTGCTCGACACGCTCAAGGCCAAGTTCATCGAGGAGGGCCGGGGCGAAAAGCTCGGCGTGGCCGTCGAGAACGCCAAGCTGGACGACCTCATCGACGCCTACCGGGCGCGCGCGGAGTCCCGCCGCGCCGGCCTCGAACTGAAGGCCGAGGTGGAGGCGTTGGGCAAGGACAACGTGGCGATGATCCGCATCGTCCGCGAGTTCGCCGGCTTCGACGTCCCGCAGTACATCGGCGGTGGCGGCGACATCTCCGCCTACATCCAGACCCTGCCCCTGCCCGCGATGCAGGACCTCCTGGCCCGCCTGCGCCAGCTCCGCACCGACCAGCAACTGTCCTCGGGCCCGGGACGCCAGGAACTGACCATGGAGGACCAGGGCGGGCGGGAGCACGCGGACACCTCACCCCACCCGGACGACACGTTCTCCGGCATCGAAACGGCGGACCTGATCCCGACACAGGACGCAACGGGGATGGAGGCGGTGCCCGGGGACGACGACGGGGTGCCGGGGGCACGTGAGCCGGAGGATCTGCGTTGA
- a CDS encoding TIR domain-containing protein codes for MNDRSSDVFLSYAADDAAWTERLAEELAAHGLRPFFAEWSIEPSEVVVHRLDAELLASAHGIAVISPASARSGRAMDEYAALATASGERGLRFIPVLLGHVAVPPFAANRVWRDFSDVTDEEFAEKAAELAAVVAGRPAAPGAAAARDNEDVANPSPPRPLTAPDRPSFVVCYAPADAVYGRALAGRLREAGLPVWSVGDLRPGDAHFWTIRQQLRHAVAVVVVMTPRSQDSDDITRMILEGQVHGRPFVPVLLDGEVNYHLAAAWHIDARDGALPDDTHLDLLRRLHEDAARGRPPRLPEPRRARGGRGPSPVRLTASAGLERLRAHLAEDEYEHADLLTTRLVMESAGRLGEGWLSARHAATVPRELLAGIDALWAHRTHGRQGFGRQLALAPAGGPRGPRFPELGAALGWRDTAEDAVPRLYRDFARRVGPGGRAGFYPTLRDPGHENDPDWYDRWSSTVLALHARLREWGTDS; via the coding sequence TTGAACGACCGGTCGAGCGACGTGTTCCTCTCCTATGCCGCCGACGACGCCGCCTGGACCGAACGGCTGGCCGAGGAACTCGCCGCGCACGGACTGCGGCCCTTCTTCGCCGAGTGGAGCATCGAGCCGAGCGAGGTCGTCGTCCACCGCCTGGACGCCGAACTGCTCGCCTCCGCCCATGGCATCGCCGTGATCAGCCCGGCCTCCGCACGCTCCGGCCGCGCCATGGACGAGTACGCGGCGCTGGCCACCGCGTCCGGCGAGCGCGGGCTACGGTTCATCCCGGTGCTGCTCGGCCATGTCGCCGTACCGCCGTTCGCCGCCAACCGCGTCTGGCGGGACTTCAGCGACGTGACCGACGAGGAGTTCGCGGAGAAGGCCGCCGAACTCGCCGCCGTCGTCGCGGGCCGCCCCGCCGCACCCGGTGCCGCGGCCGCCCGGGACAACGAGGACGTCGCCAACCCCTCCCCGCCCCGCCCGCTCACCGCACCCGACCGCCCGTCCTTCGTCGTCTGCTACGCCCCCGCCGACGCCGTGTACGGCCGCGCGCTGGCCGGCCGGCTGCGCGAGGCCGGGCTGCCGGTCTGGTCGGTCGGCGATCTGCGGCCCGGGGACGCCCACTTCTGGACCATCCGGCAGCAACTGCGGCACGCCGTCGCCGTCGTCGTCGTGATGACGCCCCGGTCGCAGGACTCCGACGACATCACCCGCATGATCCTGGAAGGCCAGGTGCACGGGCGGCCGTTCGTCCCCGTCCTGCTCGACGGAGAGGTCAACTACCACCTCGCCGCCGCCTGGCACATCGACGCACGCGACGGCGCGCTGCCCGACGACACCCACCTCGACCTGCTGCGCCGGCTGCACGAGGACGCGGCCCGGGGCCGGCCGCCGCGGCTGCCCGAACCGCGCCGGGCACGCGGCGGGCGAGGTCCGTCCCCGGTGCGGCTGACGGCCTCCGCCGGTCTGGAACGGCTGCGCGCCCACCTCGCGGAGGACGAGTACGAGCACGCCGACCTGCTCACCACCCGGCTCGTCATGGAGTCGGCGGGCCGGCTCGGCGAGGGCTGGCTGAGCGCGCGGCACGCCGCCACCGTGCCCCGGGAACTGCTGGCCGGCATCGACGCGTTGTGGGCCCACCGCACCCACGGCCGACAGGGCTTTGGGCGCCAGCTCGCGCTCGCCCCCGCCGGGGGACCGCGGGGGCCACGCTTCCCCGAGCTGGGTGCCGCGCTGGGCTGGCGCGACACGGCCGAGGACGCCGTGCCCCGGCTCTACCGCGACTTCGCACGGCGGGTGGGACCGGGCGGACGGGCCGGCTTCTACCCCACGCTGCGTGACCCGGGTCACGAGAACGACCCGGACTGGTACGACCGTTGGAGTTCGACCGTGCTGGCGCTGCACGCGCGGCTACGGGAATGGGGGACCGACTCGTGA
- a CDS encoding protein kinase domain-containing protein has protein sequence MVVTRPWRLPRWTEVRELHTGRCGRVVLAWPAYESGSEDGEQAESPAVARATGAGLGPARPAVVRYVPARPLIHRPREAAFRADVRRLAGLRIPEAAVPYRFVQAPAFRTAYERSAVAAGGALISDAVEGVTLACLLDRHGVLSGPAATVLFRDVLRALAAAHERDTAHGDLRPGKVMVGADGAVTVTGLGLAALTTGAPELRAPELWQGSGDATHEADVYAAACVLHRCLTGRPPFPVPQLFSLMARHTTAPVPLTGIPRPLRELLAAALTKDPELRPRAAALLAEMRRSRKTDWEETGRVELGALAAPMVEPLPRTPPPQPPLPRPPLRPTRPAGSTAALGPPSRRKVPYAKELG, from the coding sequence ATGGTGGTCACCCGGCCGTGGCGACTGCCGCGCTGGACCGAGGTGCGTGAACTGCACACGGGACGGTGCGGGCGCGTCGTACTGGCTTGGCCCGCCTACGAATCCGGGAGCGAGGATGGTGAGCAGGCCGAGTCTCCGGCCGTGGCCCGTGCGACCGGCGCAGGTCTCGGGCCCGCGCGGCCGGCCGTGGTGCGGTACGTGCCCGCCCGGCCGCTGATCCACCGGCCGCGCGAGGCCGCGTTCCGGGCGGACGTCCGGCGGCTGGCCGGACTGCGGATCCCCGAGGCGGCCGTGCCGTACCGGTTCGTGCAGGCCCCCGCGTTCCGGACGGCGTACGAGCGCTCGGCCGTGGCCGCGGGCGGGGCGCTGATCAGTGACGCGGTCGAGGGCGTCACCCTCGCGTGCCTGCTGGACCGGCACGGCGTCCTGTCCGGACCCGCCGCGACGGTGCTCTTCCGGGACGTGCTGCGCGCGTTGGCGGCCGCACACGAGCGGGACACGGCCCACGGTGACCTGCGGCCCGGCAAGGTGATGGTCGGCGCCGACGGGGCGGTCACGGTGACCGGTCTGGGACTCGCGGCGCTCACCACCGGCGCCCCGGAACTGCGCGCCCCCGAGCTGTGGCAGGGCTCCGGGGACGCGACGCACGAGGCCGACGTGTACGCGGCCGCCTGCGTCCTCCACCGCTGTCTGACCGGCCGGCCACCGTTTCCCGTACCGCAGTTGTTCAGCCTGATGGCCCGGCACACCACGGCGCCGGTACCGCTGACGGGGATACCCCGCCCCCTGCGCGAACTGCTGGCCGCCGCCCTGACGAAGGACCCGGAACTGCGCCCGCGCGCCGCCGCCCTGCTGGCCGAGATGCGGCGGTCGAGAAAGACCGACTGGGAGGAGACGGGCAGGGTGGAGTTGGGTGCCCTCGCCGCACCGATGGTCGAGCCGCTGCCGCGCACCCCACCGCCGCAGCCCCCGCTACCGCGGCCACCGCTCCGGCCCACCCGACCCGCCGGGTCCACGGCGGCCCTCGGCCCGCCCTCGCGCCGCAAAGTCCCGTACGCAAAGGAACTGGGTTAG
- a CDS encoding toll/interleukin-1 receptor domain-containing protein → MTGLDGVNLAIAVAGLLLTVAGTYFGFHEYRQRRSGARSGDGGAGGGGAFEPPERQGPYDVFVSYADGDAEAAELLAGRLRAADLEVFLVRWVAPGLVLLLETERALTEARLGVLLFGSGTTADQRARDEYAALLHRKYEGGLRFVPARIADVPLPPLAAIHQPLDLTRPGTAHYDREVARLVRVVRAPRRTAGT, encoded by the coding sequence ATGACGGGGCTTGACGGGGTGAACCTGGCGATCGCGGTCGCCGGTCTGCTGCTCACGGTGGCGGGCACGTACTTCGGATTCCACGAATACCGCCAGCGGCGATCGGGCGCCCGTTCCGGCGACGGTGGTGCCGGTGGCGGCGGAGCGTTTGAGCCACCCGAGCGGCAGGGTCCGTACGACGTCTTCGTGTCGTACGCGGACGGTGACGCGGAGGCGGCCGAGCTGCTGGCCGGGCGGCTGCGCGCGGCGGATCTGGAGGTGTTCCTGGTGCGCTGGGTCGCGCCGGGACTGGTCTTGCTCCTGGAGACCGAACGGGCGCTCACCGAGGCCCGGTTGGGGGTGCTGCTGTTCGGCTCCGGTACGACGGCCGACCAGCGCGCCCGGGACGAGTACGCCGCCCTGCTGCACCGCAAGTACGAGGGCGGCCTGCGGTTCGTACCGGCGCGGATCGCGGACGTCCCGCTTCCCCCGCTCGCCGCCATCCACCAGCCGCTCGACCTCACCCGGCCCGGCACCGCCCACTACGACCGCGAGGTCGCCCGCCTGGTCCGGGTCGTCCGCGCGCCTCGGCGCACGGCGGGGACCTGA
- a CDS encoding gamma-glutamylcyclotransferase family protein, which translates to MTLPFFVYGTLRPGEPNHDLFLRGRTRSEEPGRLTDAVLYDGPGYPYAVEEPGGVVRGELVTALPEAYPELLTELDRLEEYVPGDPRSLYERVDRNVVRGDGTTVRAWVYVAAPHVAALLCARGTRIADGDWLNRVH; encoded by the coding sequence GTGACCCTTCCGTTCTTCGTCTACGGCACCCTCCGCCCCGGCGAGCCCAACCACGACCTGTTCCTTCGCGGCCGTACGCGCTCCGAGGAACCCGGCCGGCTGACGGACGCGGTGCTGTACGACGGCCCCGGATATCCCTACGCCGTCGAGGAACCCGGGGGAGTCGTCCGCGGGGAACTCGTCACCGCGTTGCCCGAGGCGTACCCCGAACTGCTCACCGAGCTCGACCGGCTGGAGGAGTACGTTCCGGGCGACCCGCGCAGCCTTTACGAACGGGTCGACCGGAATGTCGTACGCGGCGACGGAACCACCGTGCGCGCCTGGGTGTACGTGGCCGCGCCGCATGTCGCCGCTCTCCTGTGCGCACGTGGCACGCGCATCGCGGACGGCGACTGGCTGAACCGGGTCCACTGA
- a CDS encoding M4 family metallopeptidase, producing MSRTRHIRGSRLATAGIAATTATLLAATLSPAAHADGRPTRATAIENAASALLQHATSLGLTSSQDTSVRDVIVDKDGTQHVRYDRTYRQLPVLGGDFVVHLTPNGTFRNANRATKSHISLSSITPKLSAPKAADLAVNALRAANLGDSLKRVKAKPQLVVDALHGTPKLAWRTDAVGQDSLGNPVARTVLTDARTGAQIDAWDSIETATGDGKSLYSGTVALETTQSGSSYQLKDPTRGNTYTGDAANKTDLCIFGICFVRAPATLFTDADNHWGTGANTDRSSAAVDAQYGTNETWDYYKNVHGRNGIANDGKGSYNRVHYGNNYNNAFWDDSCFCMTYGDGDGSVFGPLVALDVAGHEMSHGVTSKTAALTYSGESGGLNEATSDITGTLVEWYANNPSDQGDYLIGEEIVRPGFGKPALRFMDQPSKDGNSADYWSSSVGNLDVHYSSGVANHFAYLLAEGSGAKVINGVSYNSPTYNGSTVTGIGRDRLGKIWYRALTVYMTSSTNYKAARTATLNAAKDLYGAGSTEYNAVAAAWSAVNVN from the coding sequence ATGAGTCGGACACGGCACATCCGAGGATCCCGCCTCGCCACGGCCGGCATAGCCGCCACCACGGCGACCCTGCTGGCCGCCACTCTCTCCCCCGCCGCCCACGCCGACGGCAGACCGACCCGGGCCACCGCGATCGAGAACGCGGCCTCGGCGCTCCTGCAGCACGCCACGAGCCTGGGCCTGACCTCCTCGCAGGACACCAGCGTCCGGGACGTGATCGTCGACAAGGACGGTACCCAGCACGTCCGCTACGACCGCACCTACCGCCAACTGCCGGTTCTCGGCGGTGACTTCGTGGTCCATCTGACCCCGAACGGCACGTTCCGCAACGCGAACCGCGCCACGAAGAGCCATATTTCCCTCTCCTCCATCACCCCCAAGCTGTCCGCCCCCAAGGCCGCCGACCTCGCGGTGAACGCGCTGCGTGCGGCGAACCTCGGCGACAGCCTGAAGCGGGTCAAGGCCAAACCGCAGCTGGTCGTCGACGCGCTGCACGGCACCCCGAAGCTGGCCTGGCGCACCGACGCGGTCGGCCAGGACTCCCTCGGCAACCCGGTGGCCCGCACGGTGCTCACCGACGCCCGCACCGGCGCCCAGATCGACGCCTGGGACAGCATCGAGACGGCGACGGGCGACGGAAAGTCGCTGTACAGCGGCACGGTGGCGCTGGAGACGACGCAGTCGGGGTCGTCGTACCAGCTCAAGGACCCGACCCGCGGCAACACGTACACCGGCGACGCCGCCAACAAGACCGACCTGTGCATCTTCGGCATCTGCTTCGTCCGCGCCCCCGCGACGCTGTTCACGGACGCCGACAACCACTGGGGCACGGGGGCGAACACCGACCGCTCCTCGGCGGCGGTGGACGCGCAGTACGGCACCAACGAGACCTGGGACTACTACAAGAACGTCCACGGCCGCAACGGCATCGCGAACGACGGCAAGGGCTCGTACAACCGCGTCCACTACGGCAACAACTACAACAACGCCTTCTGGGACGACAGTTGCTTCTGCATGACGTACGGCGACGGTGACGGCTCGGTCTTCGGCCCGCTGGTGGCGCTGGACGTCGCGGGCCACGAGATGTCGCACGGCGTGACGTCCAAGACGGCGGCGCTGACCTACTCGGGCGAGTCCGGCGGCCTGAACGAGGCCACCTCCGACATCACGGGCACCCTGGTCGAGTGGTACGCCAACAACCCCTCCGACCAGGGCGACTACCTCATCGGCGAGGAGATCGTCCGTCCCGGCTTCGGCAAGCCCGCCCTGCGCTTCATGGACCAGCCGTCCAAGGACGGCAACTCCGCGGACTACTGGAGCTCCTCGGTCGGCAACCTCGACGTCCACTACTCGTCCGGCGTCGCCAACCACTTCGCCTACCTCCTCGCGGAGGGCAGCGGCGCGAAGGTCATCAACGGCGTCAGCTACAACTCGCCCACGTACAACGGCTCGACGGTGACCGGCATCGGCCGGGACAGGCTCGGCAAGATCTGGTACCGGGCGCTGACGGTCTACATGACGTCCTCCACCAACTACAAGGCCGCCCGCACGGCCACCCTGAACGCGGCCAAGGACCTCTACGGCGCGGGCAGCACGGAGTACAACGCGGTGGCGGCGGCGTGGAGCGCGGTCAACGTGAACTGA
- a CDS encoding MFS transporter: METRNPRRWWILVVLCLSTLVLVVDSMALTVAVPAMTEDLGASAQDVQWILDSYILVFAGLLLTSGSLGDRFGRRRVMLAGLLLFGAASLAGSFAADPGQVVAVRVAMGVGGALIMPSTLSILITVFDEEERGKAMAAWGSVSMLGLVGSPVLGGVLVDHFSWHSIFFLNVPVVVLAVLAGVTLMPESKAPWQKADPLGAVLSAAGMTALVWWIIEIPQHGALEGRSLISLTIAVLALTAFVIWENLTSSPMVPLVLFKHRNFSGGSLSLALVQIGNGGLLLVLTQYLQFVLGYSAIKAGLAFLPLAVTAIVGNTAGVKLAAKIGNRFVILTGMLIMVVCFALLTTVDAGSGFTVPAIALGLLGLGAGAAMPAAVGALMATIPADKAGVGSALNDTVQQAGTALGIAILGSLLSSGYTDRMPAAAPDEARHSIAGAVAAAHPTLLRPAREAFTSSMSTTFTLSALGVLAAAILATVVMRDDKQEQPAESPNQQPELAA; the protein is encoded by the coding sequence ATGGAAACCCGCAACCCACGTCGCTGGTGGATCCTCGTCGTGCTGTGCCTGAGCACGCTGGTCCTGGTGGTCGACAGCATGGCGCTGACCGTCGCGGTGCCCGCGATGACCGAGGACCTCGGCGCGAGCGCCCAGGACGTCCAGTGGATCCTCGACTCCTACATCCTCGTCTTCGCCGGTCTGCTGCTCACCTCGGGCAGCCTCGGTGACCGCTTCGGCCGCCGCAGGGTGATGCTGGCCGGCCTGCTGCTGTTCGGCGCGGCGTCACTGGCAGGCTCGTTCGCCGCCGACCCGGGACAGGTCGTCGCCGTGCGCGTGGCGATGGGGGTCGGCGGGGCGCTGATCATGCCGTCCACCCTCTCCATCCTCATCACGGTCTTCGACGAGGAGGAGCGCGGCAAGGCGATGGCGGCATGGGGCTCGGTGTCGATGCTCGGCCTGGTCGGCAGCCCGGTGCTGGGCGGTGTCCTGGTCGACCACTTCTCCTGGCACTCGATCTTCTTCCTCAACGTCCCGGTCGTCGTCCTGGCCGTCCTCGCCGGTGTGACCCTGATGCCGGAGTCGAAGGCGCCCTGGCAGAAGGCCGACCCGCTGGGTGCGGTGCTGTCCGCGGCCGGGATGACCGCGCTGGTCTGGTGGATCATCGAGATCCCGCAGCACGGCGCGCTCGAGGGCCGTTCCCTGATCAGCCTGACCATCGCGGTCCTCGCCCTCACCGCCTTCGTGATCTGGGAGAACCTGACCTCCTCCCCGATGGTCCCGCTGGTCCTCTTCAAGCACCGCAACTTCAGCGGAGGTTCGCTCTCCCTGGCCCTGGTCCAGATCGGCAACGGCGGCCTGCTGCTGGTCCTCACCCAGTACCTGCAGTTCGTCCTCGGCTACTCGGCCATCAAGGCGGGCCTGGCCTTCCTGCCGCTGGCCGTGACCGCGATCGTCGGCAACACCGCGGGCGTGAAGCTGGCCGCGAAGATCGGCAATCGCTTTGTGATCCTCACCGGCATGCTGATCATGGTGGTCTGCTTCGCCCTGCTCACCACGGTCGACGCCGGCTCCGGCTTCACCGTCCCGGCGATCGCCCTGGGCCTGCTCGGTCTCGGCGCCGGAGCGGCCATGCCGGCGGCGGTCGGCGCGCTGATGGCCACCATCCCGGCGGACAAGGCGGGCGTCGGCTCGGCCCTGAACGACACCGTCCAGCAGGCCGGCACCGCCCTCGGCATCGCGATCCTCGGCTCGCTGCTCTCCAGCGGCTACACGGACCGGATGCCCGCGGCCGCCCCCGACGAGGCCCGTCACTCCATCGCCGGCGCAGTCGCCGCGGCCCACCCGACCCTCCTCCGCCCGGCCCGCGAAGCCTTCACCTCCTCGATGTCCACCACCTTCACCCTGAGCGCCCTCGGAGTCCTCGCCGCGGCGATCCTGGCCACGGTGGTGATGCGGGACGACAAACAGGAACAGCCCGCAGAGTCCCCGAACCAGCAGCCGGAACTGGCCGCCTGA